GTCGAAGAAGATTTTCTTAATCCTGATCCTGACTTCCAAAAAAGACTTGTGCTCACTCACTTGTTAAAAGCCGTTGCTAGCGCTTTAGATACTCACACAGCTTATTTTACACCCGATGAAGCACGGCAATTCATGATCAATGTGCAGCAGCGTTTGTTCGGCATTGGCGCCCAGCTTAGGGATGACTTGAATGGCTTTACAGTCGTTAAAGTCATTGATGGCGGTCCTGCAGCTGAAGGAAAGGAATTGAAGGCTAAAGACCGTATCATTGCTGTGAATGGCGAACCGGTTGTAGGGATGGATATCGTAGATGCAGTAGATATGATCCGTGGCGAAAAAGGGACTCCTGTCACACTGACAGTAATACGCGAAGAGATTGAAGGAGATAAAAAGGACGGGAAGAAAAAAGAGTATAAGGTGGACATTGTTATCGTCCGCGGCGAGGTTGTCTTGAAAGAGACCCGCTATGACTCCAATTTCGAACCCTTTGGTGAAGGGGGAATTGCCTACTTACGCCTCCATTCTTTTTACCAGGATCCGGAAAGTTCTTCGGCTCAAGACTTAACAAAAGCTTTTGAGGAAATGAAGAAAGAGCATTCCCTACAAGGGGTTATTTTAGATCTTAGAAGTAATTCGGGCGGTATGCTTACACAAGCTGTGAATGTCGCAGGACTATTTATCACTAAAGGGGTCATCGTCTCCATAAAAGATGAAAATGGCCAAATACAGCACTTAAGGGATATCGATGGAACGACTATCTGGGATGGGCCCTTGGTCGTGTTGGTCAATAAAGGCAGCGCCTCCGCTAGCGAGATCGTTGCCCAAACTTTGCAAGATTATGGCAGGGCTATCGTTATTGGTGATGAATATACCTATGGCAAAGGGTCTTTTCAGACATTTACATTAAATCCTTCAACTACTGGCGGCGTTAATCCTCAAGGTGAATATAAAGTCACTCGGGGAAGATATTATACCGTCTCCGGTAAAACCCCGCAGCTATTGGGAGTGCAGTCGGAAATTGTGGTCCCAGGAATTCTTTCTGAAGTGGAGATGGGTGAGAAATTCACTAAGCACCCCCTTGAAAATGACGAGATCAAAGAAAACTATGATGATAATCTTTCCGATATACCCTTTACTCAGAGAGCGCGCATTAGTTTATTCTATAAATACAATCTGCAGCAGCGCATTCCTAAAGATGACAAGCTTATGGCAAAGCTTAAAGCTAATAGCAAATACCGTATCGATCATAATAAATCGTACCAAGAATTCCTGAAGGAACTGAAAAAGAAAGGGAAGTCGGAAGAAGAAGTCGATGAGGAAGAAGTAAAACAAGTCTTCCAAAGCGATTATCAGTTGGATGAGGCCTATAACATCCTCCGTGACCTTATCGTATTGAAAGGTTTGACTTGTCCTGGAAAATAATTGCAGGATGGGGCAAAATGATGCACACATCTTATTTAAGGAATGAATGAAATGAGCGTGCGTGTACGTATTGCCCCTTCTCCCACAGGAGATCCTCATGTAGGCACAGCCTATATGGCCTTGTTTAATCTCATCTTTGCCCGCCATAATAAAGGCACTTTTGTTCTGCGCATCGAGGATACGGACCGCACACGCAGCCGTCCTGAATATGAAGAAAATATCTATAAAGCCTTGCAATGGTGTGGGTTTCAATGGGATGAAGGTCCGGATGTAGGAGGACCTTACGGCCCTTATAGACAGTCAGAACGCACGGAGATCTATCGCGAATACGTACAGAAGTTGCTTGATAAAGGCATGGCTTATAAATGCTTTTGTACTGCAGAAGATCTGGAAGAAATGCGCGAGCTACAATCCAAATTAGGAAACCGTCCCGGCTATGACCGCCGCTGCCGCAACTTGAGCGTAGAGGAAATCAGCCAGCGCGAATCCGAAGGCCGCCCTTATGTTATCCGTCTTAAAGTTCCTTTAAAAGGGGAATGCGAATATGTGGATGCCATCAAGGGACGTGTCACAGTGCCTTGGGCTGATGTGGATGACCAAGTTCTGCTTAAATCCGATGGGTTCCCTACTTACCATTTAGCTAACGTGGTCGATGATTACCTGATGAAAATCACCCATGTCATTCGTGGGGATGAATGGATGAGCTCAACTCCTAAACACGTTTTCTTATATGAAGCCTTTGGATGGCAGCCCCCACAATTTATGCATATGCCCCTACTTTTAGGGACAGACGGCAAAAAACTATCTAAGCGCCGCAACCCCACTTCCATTTTCTACTATCGCGATAGCGGGTATTTGCGCGAAGCCTTCATCAACTTTTTGACTTTGATGGGCTATAGTATGCCTAATGATAAAGAGATCTATTCTTTAGAAGAGGTCATAGAAGCTTTTGATGTGAGCCGCATCGGTGTTTCCGGAGCAGTATTCGATATCCAAAAGCTGGAATGGCTTAACCAGCATTACCTCATTAATAACATTTCTGAAGAACAACTTTGGCATAGACTGCGTCAGTGGAATTATAGCGACGAATACATGCAAAAACTGATGCCCTTAGTGCATACGCGCATTAAGACATTTGCCGATTTCATGGAGCTATGCGATTTCTTTTTTGTTAACCATCTGAAGTATACACAAGAGCTGTTAACACCTAAGTCTATTACTCCTGAAGCTGCAAGCATGATTATACAGTGTATAATCTGGAGCCTAGATGAACAGGAAAACTGGGGAGCTGACGGTGTAAATCAAGCTTCTCGCCAAATAGCGGAAGCTTTCGGAATCAATCATAAGAAAGTCGTGATGCCTATTCTTTTTGGTAGTCTAATGGGCAAATCCCAGGGGCCACCACTTTTTGATTCCGCGGCCTTGCTGGGGAAAGACCGTACACGAGTACGTTTTCTCAAAGCGATGGAATTCCTAGGGGGAATATCTAACAAAAAGTTATCCCTTCTTCAAAAAGCGTGGCAGAGCAAAAACTGCAGCCCTCTCTTAGAACCTAGCAAGTAAAATTCTAAACCACGGACTAAGTATTCCTTCTTAGTTCGTGGTTCTATGTATCTAATAATATTCTTATTTTTATCATCCTTTATATAATTTAATTTATTGTTTAAGTTTTTACTTTTTAATATTATAATCTTTGTTTTAATATTAAAGTAAGGATTCATGAGTTAAATTACACGGAGGTAATTATGAACGCTAGTCCAGCCCAATCCGGTGGGGGTGCCGGAGCAGTGTGGGATAAAGCTGTAGATACAGCCGCTATTGGTGCAACAGTTGCAGGAAAGGGAATCGCAGCCGGTGCGACAACAATAGGTAAATTGGGCTCCAATGCATGTAAATGGATTTACGATAAAAGTGGCTTGCAAGGAGCTGTCAAATCCGCTTCCCAAAAATATAGCGATTTTCAAGCAGAGCGGAAGGAAACCAAAGCGTATTCAAATTTGGAAATCGGCAAACACATTACAGGGAAAGATTTGAGTTCAAATTCTAGAACATCGGATGATGACGGAGATATGTTGGAGGATGATTTTGAGAGTGATCTTGAAGAGAGTGGAAGCCAAGAAGAACAAATTGAAATGCAGAATGAAGGTTTGAAGGAAAAAGCCAAAGTAAAAATAGGTGAGGTAAAAGAAAAGTTAAGTTCTAAAATGGAAGAGTTTGAAGAAACTCAAAAATTGAAAGATATTTCAGTTGCTGGATCTAAAGCAATATTCAGCGTAGTGCAATTTATTTACAAAGCCCCCGGAAAAGTAATAGATGCTATAGAAAGACGTGCTGAAAATGCTGAATCAAAAAGTGTATCTGATGAATTAAAAAAATTACAAGAGCGTAATAAATAGTTAATATTGACTGTAATATAAATTAGAGTTAATATAACGGATTAATTATTTAAAATAGTAATTTTTCCGTTATGAC
This portion of the Parachlamydiales bacterium genome encodes:
- the gltX gene encoding glutamate--tRNA ligase, with protein sequence MSVRVRIAPSPTGDPHVGTAYMALFNLIFARHNKGTFVLRIEDTDRTRSRPEYEENIYKALQWCGFQWDEGPDVGGPYGPYRQSERTEIYREYVQKLLDKGMAYKCFCTAEDLEEMRELQSKLGNRPGYDRRCRNLSVEEISQRESEGRPYVIRLKVPLKGECEYVDAIKGRVTVPWADVDDQVLLKSDGFPTYHLANVVDDYLMKITHVIRGDEWMSSTPKHVFLYEAFGWQPPQFMHMPLLLGTDGKKLSKRRNPTSIFYYRDSGYLREAFINFLTLMGYSMPNDKEIYSLEEVIEAFDVSRIGVSGAVFDIQKLEWLNQHYLINNISEEQLWHRLRQWNYSDEYMQKLMPLVHTRIKTFADFMELCDFFFVNHLKYTQELLTPKSITPEAASMIIQCIIWSLDEQENWGADGVNQASRQIAEAFGINHKKVVMPILFGSLMGKSQGPPLFDSAALLGKDRTRVRFLKAMEFLGGISNKKLSLLQKAWQSKNCSPLLEPSK
- a CDS encoding S41 family peptidase, producing MPKIFFKIAFVIFLFGISVNTQAKLPSIDDQSAASKLREIMEMHASQKEFNAEVIKRTLGLYLDQIDPFKTYFIESDISAWLDPSDALIQKIIQDYKQNSFVEFAKIDKAMVEAILRRRIIDKGIVNAELPKDVRVEEFKDMPWAKNIEELKVRITRLRALQLETFSKLSAVNKEQMSHLVAKRQAKVEEDFLNPDPDFQKRLVLTHLLKAVASALDTHTAYFTPDEARQFMINVQQRLFGIGAQLRDDLNGFTVVKVIDGGPAAEGKELKAKDRIIAVNGEPVVGMDIVDAVDMIRGEKGTPVTLTVIREEIEGDKKDGKKKEYKVDIVIVRGEVVLKETRYDSNFEPFGEGGIAYLRLHSFYQDPESSSAQDLTKAFEEMKKEHSLQGVILDLRSNSGGMLTQAVNVAGLFITKGVIVSIKDENGQIQHLRDIDGTTIWDGPLVVLVNKGSASASEIVAQTLQDYGRAIVIGDEYTYGKGSFQTFTLNPSTTGGVNPQGEYKVTRGRYYTVSGKTPQLLGVQSEIVVPGILSEVEMGEKFTKHPLENDEIKENYDDNLSDIPFTQRARISLFYKYNLQQRIPKDDKLMAKLKANSKYRIDHNKSYQEFLKELKKKGKSEEEVDEEEVKQVFQSDYQLDEAYNILRDLIVLKGLTCPGK